From the Mycoplasmatota bacterium genome, one window contains:
- a CDS encoding sugar ABC transporter permease — protein sequence MGSVKKLLSFKEILLRFLIYLELTTISLIILIPVIWVIGASFSPKGGIGWHIWPDKLSLHQYQELLVNKVKGTERPKYEFVNWYKNTLLVAIVTCIFSVIFVTMVAYVFARFKFKGKKFGLLGILILQMFPSFMGLIALYNLFVTFGFNDKPMALTFVYVSGAIPYNVWLVKGYLQNIPKSLDESAMIDGASKIKIFTKIIFPLSSPIITFLAISMFMSPWMDFMLPRMVISSNNKQTLAIGLYNLINNKAQQFTLFAAGALMVALPITILYSLLQRYLIEGITAGANKG from the coding sequence ATGGGGTCTGTTAAAAAATTATTATCTTTTAAAGAAATATTATTAAGATTTCTCATTTACTTAGAATTGACTACAATCTCATTGATAATTTTAATTCCTGTTATATGGGTTATTGGTGCTTCTTTTTCTCCGAAAGGAGGAATTGGTTGGCACATATGGCCAGATAAACTTTCATTACATCAATATCAGGAGTTACTGGTGAACAAAGTAAAAGGGACCGAAAGACCAAAATACGAATTTGTTAATTGGTATAAAAATACTTTGTTGGTCGCAATTGTAACTTGTATTTTCTCTGTTATCTTTGTGACAATGGTTGCTTATGTATTTGCAAGATTTAAATTTAAGGGAAAGAAATTTGGTTTATTAGGTATTTTGATACTTCAAATGTTTCCATCTTTTATGGGATTAATCGCTTTATATAATTTGTTTGTCACATTTGGTTTTAATGATAAGCCAATGGCTTTAACATTTGTTTATGTATCAGGTGCAATTCCTTATAATGTTTGGTTAGTTAAAGGTTATTTACAAAACATTCCAAAATCGCTTGATGAATCGGCAATGATTGATGGCGCTAGTAAAATCAAAATTTTTACAAAAATAATTTTCCCATTATCTTCACCAATCATAACCTTTTTAGCGATTTCAATGTTTATGAGTCCATGGATGGATTTTATGTTACCACGAATGGTTATTTCATCAAATAATAAACAAACCTTAGCGATAGGATTATATAATTTGATAAATAATAAAGCACAACAATTCACCTTATTTGCTGCTGGTGCTTTAATGGTTGCTTTGCCAATTACGATACTATATTCCTTACTTCAAAGATATCTTATTGAAGGTATTACAGCGGGTGCTAATAAAGGATGA
- a CDS encoding sugar ABC transporter permease yields MEAKDEIRLQGNEIYYSQISKNTPKLRGLASFFIWGLGQIQNKQVIKGLVFLFFQIVLIAIEIFSGKYIPYLTGALNKLDIRDTGIFVKGIWGVVTLGTREDVYSDIYFIPGDRSNRLLINGLIAILILVIFLGIYIYNIMDAKKSCEKQIKTKKILLTSQYLHELWEGSFEYIVILPALILMIFFSIMPIIFGLMVAFTNYGGKRLLLFDWVGFDNFALLTNFGKSGTGWGYTFINVSLWTIVFAIFATITCFFGGLIQAIILNNKRVIGRKIWRTIIILPWAIPQLVLLLVISNAFNSQFGLINNYLREWGLMSVFQDLGLTNQSGVIGWFDDQGKPWLAKSTVILVNMFLGTPYYMALMTGIMTSIDKTMYEAADIDGATPNQKFWKITLPIVLYMTAPLLIMSFAFNLNNFGLIYFLTGGGPGNIHFAGNAGSTDILISWIYKLTTDSANPMYNMASVFSIIIFIVIGSFSAYNFTKTKAFKEEDMV; encoded by the coding sequence ATGGAAGCAAAAGATGAAATTCGGTTACAAGGAAATGAAATCTATTATTCCCAAATTAGTAAAAACACACCAAAATTAAGAGGTTTAGCATCATTTTTTATTTGGGGTTTAGGACAAATTCAAAATAAACAAGTAATAAAAGGTTTAGTATTCTTATTTTTTCAAATTGTTTTAATCGCAATAGAAATATTCTCTGGGAAATATATTCCTTACTTAACAGGTGCACTTAATAAACTAGATATTCGAGATACTGGTATATTTGTTAAAGGCATATGGGGAGTTGTTACTTTAGGTACACGAGAAGATGTTTATTCAGATATTTATTTTATTCCAGGTGATCGTTCAAATCGTTTATTGATTAATGGCTTAATTGCTATCCTTATTTTAGTAATTTTTCTTGGTATCTATATTTATAATATTATGGATGCCAAAAAGAGCTGTGAAAAACAAATTAAAACTAAAAAAATATTATTAACTTCACAATACTTACATGAATTATGGGAAGGTTCTTTTGAATATATCGTAATTCTACCTGCATTAATTTTAATGATTTTCTTTTCAATCATGCCAATTATCTTTGGCTTAATGGTTGCATTTACTAATTATGGTGGGAAACGGTTATTATTATTTGATTGGGTTGGATTCGATAATTTTGCTTTATTAACAAACTTTGGTAAATCGGGTACAGGCTGGGGTTATACATTTATTAACGTTAGTTTATGGACCATAGTCTTTGCTATTTTTGCTACGATAACTTGCTTTTTCGGTGGATTAATACAAGCTATTATATTAAATAATAAACGGGTTATTGGAAGAAAGATATGGCGGACAATTATTATTTTGCCATGGGCAATTCCACAATTAGTGTTACTACTTGTTATTAGTAATGCCTTTAATAGTCAATTCGGATTAATCAATAATTATTTACGTGAATGGGGATTAATGAGTGTATTTCAAGATTTAGGATTAACGAATCAATCGGGGGTAATAGGCTGGTTTGATGATCAAGGGAAACCATGGTTAGCAAAATCAACCGTTATCTTAGTTAATATGTTTCTAGGAACGCCTTATTACATGGCATTAATGACTGGAATTATGACTAGTATTGATAAAACAATGTATGAGGCAGCTGATATAGATGGTGCAACTCCTAATCAGAAGTTTTGGAAAATTACGCTTCCAATTGTTTTATACATGACAGCACCACTCTTAATTATGTCATTTGCGTTTAATCTAAATAATTTTGGTCTCATTTATTTCTTAACAGGTGGAGGACCTGGTAATATCCATTTTGCTGGTAATGCAGGAAGTACAGATATTTTGATTTCATGGATTTATAAATTAACCACAGATTCTGCTAATCCAATGTATAATATGGCAAGTGTGTTTAGTATTATTATCTTTATTGTTATTGGGTCATTCTCTGCTTATAACTTCACAAAGACAAAAGCCTTTAAAGAGGAGGACATGGTATAA
- a CDS encoding maltose ABC transporter substrate-binding protein: protein MKKIISILFILTIVLGIQACRRVGVTTTVEPYYKWNVDPGQWDEQINEYRPETGAKLKLWVDNATWAEALIAEYNKFFPEVPVTYEVVGSVDTRAKMELDGPAGLGADVFVMPHDHIGQALRTNVIGPIGQYEELVKDRIIETSVQTVTATKNNEEKIYAFPIAGESLALFYNKDIIAEKGEEVASTWEEIKSQAAKYNDIDNNFYWIGMDVANAYDMHFIATAHHYELFGPTHKDPDQINFASPEMISALEWHRNFRLEALDVESGSLSGDNIKAVFENGQMAYILDGPWDIQRYKDAGLNFGVIKIPTINVNGEDSQPYTFAGNQLAAISTFTKYPAAARTLANFMANISGSQVMYDVTGKLPTLKDTTAIEGLADDPYLKGIIDQMQFSQPMPTISEMGYYWQFAGGMYGNAWNAPEGITPTQAAQKAEKDYDDARALNQ from the coding sequence ATGAAAAAAATAATATCGATTCTATTTATACTAACCATTGTATTAGGAATACAAGCATGTAGACGAGTTGGTGTAACAACGACCGTTGAACCTTATTACAAGTGGAATGTTGACCCAGGACAATGGGATGAACAAATAAATGAGTATCGTCCGGAAACTGGTGCTAAATTAAAGTTATGGGTTGATAATGCAACTTGGGCAGAGGCATTAATTGCTGAATATAATAAATTTTTTCCAGAGGTACCTGTTACTTATGAGGTGGTTGGTTCAGTTGATACACGTGCCAAAATGGAACTAGATGGTCCGGCTGGTCTTGGTGCAGATGTATTTGTTATGCCACATGATCATATTGGACAAGCATTAAGAACAAATGTTATAGGTCCTATTGGTCAATATGAAGAATTAGTGAAAGACAGAATCATTGAAACTTCAGTTCAAACAGTTACTGCTACAAAAAATAATGAAGAAAAAATTTATGCATTCCCTATTGCTGGTGAATCACTCGCATTATTCTATAATAAAGATATAATTGCAGAAAAAGGCGAAGAAGTAGCTAGTACTTGGGAAGAAATTAAATCCCAAGCAGCTAAATACAATGATATTGATAACAACTTTTATTGGATAGGAATGGATGTTGCGAATGCTTATGATATGCACTTCATTGCAACTGCACATCATTATGAATTATTTGGACCAACACATAAAGACCCAGATCAAATAAATTTTGCTTCACCTGAAATGATTAGTGCTTTAGAGTGGCATCGCAATTTTAGATTAGAAGCTTTAGATGTAGAATCTGGCTCTTTATCGGGTGATAATATCAAAGCAGTATTTGAAAATGGACAAATGGCTTATATTCTAGATGGTCCTTGGGATATTCAACGATATAAAGATGCTGGATTAAATTTTGGTGTAATAAAAATACCAACTATAAATGTAAACGGTGAAGATTCTCAACCTTATACTTTTGCTGGAAACCAATTAGCTGCAATTTCTACCTTTACAAAATATCCTGCAGCAGCACGAACTTTAGCTAATTTTATGGCCAATATATCTGGCTCTCAAGTGATGTATGATGTTACTGGTAAACTTCCAACATTAAAAGATACGACTGCTATTGAAGGATTAGCTGATGACCCATATTTAAAAGGAATTATCGATCAAATGCAATTTTCACAACCAATGCCAACTATTTCTGAAATGGGTTATTACTGGCAATTTGCTGGCGGTATGTATGGAAATGCATGGAATGCACCAGAAGGAATAACACCAACACAAGCAGCACAAAAAGCAGAGAAAGATTACGATGATGCACGAGCTTTAAATCAATAA
- a CDS encoding DUF1189 family protein, whose protein sequence is MKKLFQTIYSINAISELKNIKISKSLFLLIIYSLFLNFGLAFSIIQMDTFDPTIISKEIYQGLSRDHVNQLPNCQVINSKLICNSSDVFTQEFNNFNLVINPQNDDSLVQHKTNILFLKDKISIVNDTSTYDLNYQQFKNVDFNSYKKTESKYVIDDLSNRLFLSIKPLILLPLLLTIYLIVVSLNIIFILGLAGLGTLLNIGNKHPLSYKQLLNIVILSSLTPTLISFFVSIIISPIFGVVIYNFSLALFFLYVYKNVIKGNFI, encoded by the coding sequence ATGAAAAAGTTATTTCAAACGATATATTCGATAAATGCGATATCAGAGTTAAAAAATATTAAAATAAGTAAAAGTTTATTTCTATTAATAATATATTCTTTATTTTTAAATTTTGGGTTAGCCTTTTCTATCATCCAAATGGATACATTTGATCCTACAATAATATCAAAAGAAATCTATCAAGGATTATCACGTGATCATGTTAATCAATTACCTAATTGTCAGGTAATCAATTCAAAGTTAATATGTAATTCAAGTGATGTTTTTACACAGGAGTTCAATAATTTCAATTTAGTCATTAATCCTCAAAATGATGATAGTTTAGTTCAACATAAAACCAATATCCTCTTTTTAAAAGATAAAATATCAATTGTTAATGATACATCAACCTATGACTTAAATTATCAACAATTCAAAAATGTTGATTTCAATTCTTATAAAAAGACAGAGTCAAAATATGTAATTGATGATTTATCAAATCGTTTGTTTTTAAGTATAAAACCTTTAATTTTACTTCCTTTACTATTAACCATTTATTTGATTGTTGTATCATTGAATATAATCTTTATTTTAGGATTAGCAGGTTTAGGAACACTTCTTAATATTGGGAATAAACACCCTCTAAGTTATAAACAATTATTAAATATCGTCATTCTTTCTTCATTAACACCAACCCTTATTTCCTTTTTTGTGAGTATAATAATATCTCCTATTTTCGGTGTTGTTATATATAATTTTTCCTTAGCATTATTCTTTTTATATGTTTATAAAAATGTAATAAAAGGTAATTTTATCTAA
- a CDS encoding ECF transporter S component, which produces MRNQKTQDLVYLALFLTIIIVMSQVPWLGFIPLGFTNATIIHIPVIIAAIYFGKKLGVLTGLMFGLASLFTAYVRPSAVMDLFFQNPIVSILPRIAFAYLTVIIYQGLKGIVNPNVRVAITALFGSILHSILVVGTILLVHFNKTKTFVPAEGDAQTYTINFAILSGLLVIVISEAVISSIITTPIIRALNAKNKQDNINELIKD; this is translated from the coding sequence ATGAGAAATCAAAAGACTCAAGATTTAGTTTATTTAGCTTTATTTTTAACGATTATTATCGTTATGTCTCAAGTTCCTTGGTTAGGTTTTATACCTTTAGGATTTACCAATGCAACCATAATACATATTCCTGTTATTATTGCTGCCATTTATTTTGGTAAAAAATTGGGGGTATTAACAGGCCTTATGTTTGGTTTGGCTTCATTATTTACAGCTTACGTTAGACCATCAGCTGTTATGGATTTATTTTTTCAAAACCCAATTGTATCTATTCTACCACGCATAGCGTTTGCGTATCTGACGGTCATTATCTATCAAGGATTAAAGGGAATAGTCAATCCAAACGTACGAGTTGCAATAACTGCTCTATTTGGCTCAATATTACATTCCATTTTAGTTGTTGGAACAATACTATTAGTACATTTTAATAAGACAAAAACATTTGTGCCTGCTGAAGGGGATGCTCAAACTTATACCATTAATTTCGCAATATTATCAGGGCTACTTGTAATAGTTATTTCTGAAGCGGTAATTAGTTCTATAATTACAACTCCAATTATTAGAGCACTTAATGCTAAAAATAAACAAGACAATATAAATGAATTAATAAAAGACTAG
- a CDS encoding type III pantothenate kinase yields the protein MLLLFDVGNSNISFAVYEEHTLKDRWRIKTDTNKTADEYSIILNNLISKYPIHGVVIASVVPIITNLLNTFSTKYLTINPLIIGPGVKTGLDIRLNNPKEIGSDLVASAVGAMIKYPQPCIIFDMGTATTITLLDHNTFHGGAVLPGIETSLFGLVKKTALLPHIDIKAPKRVIEKETVTSMQSGIVYGNASAIDGMIDRIEKEYNKKCFAVATGGLAKHIIPHCLHQIKIDRYLIYDGLIEIYNKNNEVK from the coding sequence ATGTTATTATTATTTGATGTTGGTAACAGTAATATTAGTTTTGCTGTCTATGAAGAACATACCTTAAAAGATAGATGGCGAATTAAAACTGATACCAATAAAACAGCTGATGAATATTCTATTATATTAAATAATTTAATATCAAAATATCCAATTCATGGTGTTGTTATCGCATCAGTAGTTCCAATTATCACAAATTTATTAAATACTTTTTCTACCAAATATTTAACGATTAATCCACTCATCATCGGTCCTGGAGTAAAAACAGGATTAGATATTCGTTTAAACAATCCTAAAGAAATAGGTTCTGATTTAGTAGCTTCTGCTGTGGGAGCCATGATAAAATATCCACAACCATGTATCATTTTTGACATGGGAACAGCAACTACTATTACCTTACTAGACCATAATACCTTTCATGGCGGAGCTGTATTACCAGGTATTGAAACAAGTTTATTTGGTTTAGTTAAAAAAACAGCGCTTCTACCTCATATTGATATAAAAGCTCCAAAACGGGTAATAGAAAAAGAGACAGTTACCTCAATGCAATCTGGTATTGTCTATGGAAATGCATCAGCTATAGATGGAATGATAGATCGAATTGAAAAAGAATATAATAAAAAATGTTTCGCTGTTGCAACAGGAGGATTAGCTAAACATATCATTCCGCATTGTTTACATCAAATAAAAATTGATAGATATCTTATTTATGATGGATTAATCGAAATTTATAATAAAAATAATGAAGTAAAATAA
- a CDS encoding HlyC/CorC family transporter has protein sequence MQGQVDVSTFKSIISYLLLFLLLILSAFFSSSETAFSSVNLIRLKNATDEGKRGAKKALYVADHFDKTLSAILIGNNIVNIATASLVTILSIDVFDKTKGPIVATLVTTVFILIFGEILPKSYAKENSLKFCVRFGWLLLIFIRIFYPFVFIIMKIKNGLSNIFEKNKDNSLPSVTEDELEVIIDTMEEEGVIEEEEKEMIRSVLDLSETKVYDIMTPRVDMVGVYCDDEIDFIKDCFLKEKFSRMPVYMDSKDNIIGILYQRNFFEALITIKDQSQIKVKELMRKPIYVPKSMHVDDLMELLQRNKQHLAIVSDEYGGTSGLVTMEDCLEELVGEIYDEHDEEEFEIKKLDENNYIVNASISLEDLFEELEFGKAPETHYNSVGGWLYEKLEEIPIVGDQYVYTSLIKIEHDVTTIDADEYYELILTFTVKELHNRRMKKIHLEIKRSELDGDKNSENND, from the coding sequence ATGCAAGGGCAAGTAGATGTATCTACTTTTAAGAGTATCATTAGTTATTTACTACTATTTTTACTATTGATATTATCAGCATTTTTTTCATCTAGTGAAACTGCTTTTTCAAGCGTTAATCTTATTAGATTAAAAAATGCTACTGATGAGGGAAAAAGAGGGGCTAAAAAAGCTCTATATGTTGCAGACCATTTTGATAAAACATTATCAGCGATTCTTATTGGTAATAATATTGTCAATATCGCAACAGCATCTTTAGTGACCATTTTATCAATTGATGTATTTGATAAAACTAAAGGTCCTATTGTAGCTACATTGGTTACAACCGTATTTATCTTAATATTTGGAGAAATATTACCAAAATCATATGCGAAAGAAAATTCATTAAAATTTTGTGTGCGTTTTGGTTGGCTTTTATTAATCTTTATTCGTATATTTTATCCATTTGTATTTATTATCATGAAGATAAAAAATGGATTATCAAATATCTTTGAAAAAAATAAGGATAATAGTTTACCTTCTGTTACAGAAGATGAACTTGAAGTCATAATTGATACCATGGAAGAAGAAGGCGTAATAGAAGAAGAAGAAAAAGAAATGATTCGAAGTGTTTTAGATTTAAGTGAAACTAAAGTTTATGATATTATGACCCCACGTGTTGATATGGTAGGTGTCTATTGTGATGACGAAATAGATTTCATTAAAGATTGTTTCTTAAAAGAAAAATTTTCACGTATGCCTGTTTATATGGACTCAAAAGATAATATTATTGGAATTTTATATCAACGCAATTTCTTTGAAGCTTTAATCACAATTAAGGATCAAAGTCAAATTAAAGTAAAAGAATTAATGCGAAAGCCTATATATGTTCCTAAGTCAATGCATGTTGATGACTTAATGGAATTACTCCAAAGAAATAAGCAACATTTAGCAATAGTATCTGATGAGTATGGAGGAACCTCAGGACTTGTAACAATGGAAGATTGCTTAGAGGAACTTGTAGGTGAAATATATGATGAACATGATGAAGAAGAATTTGAAATTAAGAAGTTAGATGAAAATAATTATATCGTCAATGCATCAATTTCATTAGAAGATCTATTTGAGGAATTAGAGTTCGGAAAAGCACCAGAAACCCATTATAATAGTGTTGGTGGTTGGCTATATGAAAAGTTAGAGGAAATACCTATTGTTGGAGATCAATATGTGTATACATCTTTAATTAAAATTGAACATGATGTAACTACAATTGATGCTGACGAGTATTATGAATTAATTTTAACGTTTACTGTTAAAGAATTACATAACAGACGCATGAAGAAAATCCATTTAGAAATAAAAAGATCAGAATTAGATGGAGATAAGAATTCTGAGAATAATGATTAA
- the addA gene encoding helicase-exonuclease AddAB subunit AddA translates to MSSVKFTKEQLKAIETSETNLLVSASAGSGKTTVLIERILNKIKNEHWNIDELLIVTFTEAAAFELKQKLRVTITKELLADNSNIHLRKQLPKLANAHISTFHSFCNQVLRKFFYLIDYDAIYKISDDVEIFMIAREALEQLFEESYEKNDAHFMLLVNRFSPKTHDDFLKRLITDLYFKMRTLPFKEQFKEEILNRYQVSETLSSWGYYPLVIKSINKRLNEAENYFKKASVLAKQFNHPYGDQYQEDIKILETIRQRLSGPFDQVFLYLKSVKFSTLRSKCDEIDEMSKEAIKNFRNNGKEIITKKLGKKYFLYREKSQVKFIKENKLVLEALFYVMDLFDERFSQLKREKNLVDFSDLEEMTLKILTSNNFDNEATKYYQSLFKEILIDEFQDTNSMQETIMKAIAKGNNLFMVGDVKQSIYRFRSAEPEIFQTRYKQYQIHQNGELIKLNANYRSRMEILDFINYLFHQLMDEEVGEISYDDASLVFGQKDYLKKTLDASFISFHLLEKRKINETKDQILEKREIEARYVAQQIRQLMDNNTLVYDNKMKDLRPVKYKDIVILSRTKSDQDTYHDIFKTYNIPFLTAELSGYFNSIEVLTVTSILKTIDNPLQDIPLVATLRSPIFQVNERELIKIKTNSYSDYYYDKVLDYIKKGKDEGLIDKLTNFIEQLQNWRESVKNEPLSELIFKIYHETNYYDFVLGQIGGKQRQSNLDLLFERAKQYEHLTSNSLFKFIQLINFLNENDKDLPQARTVSENEDLVRFMTIHKSKGLEFPIVFITNLSKKYNTEDEVSQVLFEKDLGIAFSYLDIENRVKYETLYECLIKDKLRHQMLAEELRLLYVALTRAKERLFLVGTVDDFEKEAKKLIHISSLNEIVLPSEERQKTDYLSLIMLALTRHPSFKTLLNSEETFYFNKLKIPQCEVKLIASLDVDKVMKEHSSTFDIDYKEYMHTFSERLNYCYPHFEKTIHFAKQTIADIKRVNSLSNHQDNIMLKTPKFIDINRANATLRGTSYHMFMQHLDYHKTYTAEDLNNLKTQLISKEIMSEDQLGLIDLSKIERFLHNEIVEKIGETDKIHKEMPFTTLVSSHKVYPELKEDVDILIQGVVDLLVEFEDDCILIDFKSDRINDTKVDINRLKKQYETQISVYKEAMEHIYPQKHVMAYLYLFEINQFIKMDV, encoded by the coding sequence ATGAGTAGTGTGAAATTTACGAAAGAACAATTGAAAGCAATCGAAACAAGTGAAACTAATTTATTAGTGTCTGCTAGTGCTGGAAGTGGGAAAACAACTGTTTTAATTGAACGAATTTTAAATAAAATTAAAAATGAACATTGGAATATTGATGAATTATTAATTGTCACTTTTACAGAAGCAGCAGCGTTTGAATTAAAACAGAAACTAAGAGTTACAATAACGAAGGAATTACTAGCAGATAACAGTAATATACATTTAAGAAAACAATTACCTAAACTTGCAAATGCGCATATATCAACATTTCATTCGTTTTGTAATCAGGTATTAAGAAAATTCTTTTATTTAATTGATTATGACGCTATATATAAAATTAGTGATGATGTTGAAATATTTATGATTGCTAGAGAAGCATTAGAACAATTATTTGAAGAAAGTTATGAAAAAAATGATGCACATTTCATGCTACTTGTAAATCGTTTTTCACCTAAAACACATGATGACTTTTTAAAGCGTTTAATTACTGATTTATATTTTAAAATGCGAACATTACCATTTAAGGAACAATTTAAGGAAGAAATTTTAAATAGATATCAGGTCTCTGAAACATTAAGTTCATGGGGTTATTACCCATTGGTAATAAAATCGATTAATAAAAGATTAAATGAAGCAGAAAACTATTTTAAAAAAGCAAGTGTCTTGGCAAAACAATTTAATCATCCTTATGGTGATCAATATCAAGAAGACATTAAGATTTTAGAGACTATACGACAACGTCTAAGTGGCCCATTTGATCAAGTATTTCTCTATTTAAAATCTGTTAAATTTTCAACTTTACGTTCAAAATGCGATGAGATTGATGAAATGAGTAAAGAAGCTATTAAAAACTTTCGTAATAATGGGAAAGAGATTATTACGAAAAAACTGGGAAAAAAATATTTTCTCTATAGGGAAAAGAGTCAAGTTAAATTTATAAAAGAAAATAAATTGGTACTTGAAGCATTATTTTATGTAATGGATTTATTTGACGAACGTTTTAGTCAGTTAAAGAGAGAGAAAAATCTTGTTGATTTTAGTGATTTAGAGGAGATGACTTTAAAAATATTAACTAGTAATAATTTTGATAATGAAGCAACTAAATATTATCAAAGTTTATTTAAGGAAATATTAATTGATGAGTTTCAAGATACCAATTCAATGCAAGAAACTATTATGAAAGCAATCGCTAAAGGTAATAATCTATTTATGGTGGGGGATGTAAAACAATCTATTTATCGTTTTCGTTCAGCTGAACCTGAGATATTTCAAACAAGATATAAACAATATCAAATCCATCAAAATGGGGAATTAATTAAATTAAATGCAAATTATCGAAGTCGAATGGAAATACTTGATTTTATTAATTACTTATTTCATCAATTAATGGATGAAGAAGTTGGTGAAATTTCTTATGATGATGCTAGCTTAGTATTTGGTCAAAAGGATTATTTGAAGAAAACATTAGATGCATCGTTTATCTCTTTTCATCTTTTAGAAAAAAGGAAGATAAATGAAACTAAAGATCAAATCCTTGAGAAAAGAGAAATTGAAGCCCGTTATGTTGCCCAGCAAATTAGACAGTTAATGGATAATAATACATTAGTATATGATAACAAAATGAAAGATTTGCGACCTGTAAAATATAAAGATATTGTAATCTTATCACGAACTAAGAGTGACCAAGATACTTATCATGATATCTTTAAGACTTATAATATTCCTTTTTTAACCGCAGAATTATCAGGTTACTTTAATTCAATAGAAGTTTTAACAGTGACTTCAATTTTAAAAACAATTGATAATCCATTACAAGATATTCCATTAGTCGCTACATTACGAAGTCCTATCTTTCAAGTTAATGAAAGAGAATTAATTAAGATTAAAACAAATAGTTATTCAGATTATTATTATGATAAAGTATTAGATTATATTAAAAAAGGTAAGGATGAGGGTTTAATTGATAAATTAACCAATTTTATTGAACAACTACAAAATTGGCGAGAAAGTGTAAAGAATGAACCATTATCTGAACTGATTTTTAAGATATATCATGAAACGAATTATTATGATTTTGTTTTAGGACAAATAGGTGGTAAACAAAGACAATCAAATTTAGATTTATTATTTGAACGAGCAAAGCAATATGAACATCTAACATCAAATAGTTTGTTTAAATTTATTCAATTGATTAATTTTTTAAATGAAAATGATAAAGATTTACCACAAGCAAGAACTGTGAGTGAAAATGAAGATTTAGTTCGCTTTATGACTATTCATAAATCAAAGGGGTTAGAATTTCCTATCGTTTTTATCACGAATTTAAGTAAAAAATATAATACAGAAGATGAAGTATCGCAAGTATTATTTGAAAAGGATTTAGGAATTGCTTTTAGTTATTTAGATATTGAGAACCGTGTTAAATATGAAACGCTCTATGAATGTCTGATTAAAGATAAATTACGTCATCAAATGTTAGCTGAGGAATTGCGTCTTTTATATGTTGCTTTAACTAGAGCGAAAGAACGATTGTTTTTAGTGGGAACGGTTGATGATTTCGAGAAAGAAGCGAAAAAGTTAATTCATATTTCTTCACTTAATGAGATTGTATTACCAAGTGAAGAAAGACAAAAAACGGATTATCTAAGTTTAATTATGTTAGCTTTGACAAGACATCCTTCATTTAAAACTTTATTAAATAGTGAGGAAACATTTTATTTCAATAAGTTAAAAATACCACAATGTGAGGTAAAATTAATAGCGTCATTAGATGTTGATAAAGTTATGAAAGAACATTCTAGTACGTTTGATATTGATTATAAGGAATATATGCATACTTTTAGTGAACGTCTAAATTACTGTTATCCTCACTTTGAAAAAACGATTCATTTTGCGAAACAAACCATAGCTGATATTAAAAGAGTTAATAGCTTAAGTAATCATCAAGATAATATCATGTTGAAAACACCAAAATTTATTGATATAAATCGAGCAAACGCTACTTTAAGAGGTACAAGTTATCATATGTTTATGCAACACCTTGATTATCATAAAACTTACACTGCTGAAGATTTGAATAATTTAAAAACACAATTGATTTCTAAAGAAATTATGAGTGAAGACCAACTGGGGTTAATTGATTTAAGTAAGATTGAACGTTTCTTACATAATGAGATTGTAGAAAAAATAGGTGAAACTGATAAAATCCATAAAGAAATGCCTTTTACCACTTTAGTAAGCAGTCATAAAGTTTATCCTGAATTAAAGGAAGATGTAGACATATTGATTCAAGGGGTTGTGGATTTATTGGTAGAGTTTGAGGATGATTGTATATTAATCGATTTTAAATCAGACCGTATAAATGATACAAAGGTAGATATTAATAGATTGAAAAAACAGTATGAAACACAAATTAGCGTTTATAAAGAAGCGATGGAGCATATTTATCCCCAAAAACATGTTATGGCATATTTATATTTATTTGAAATAAACCAATTTATTAAGATGGATGTTTAA